A single region of the Triticum dicoccoides isolate Atlit2015 ecotype Zavitan chromosome 2B, WEW_v2.0, whole genome shotgun sequence genome encodes:
- the LOC119363445 gene encoding probable xyloglucan endotransglucosylase/hydrolase protein 8 has product MGRPCVGALLACAAIAASCCCCFQLQFQGADAAATPSFGDNFDITGAEDHVKTSPDGQTWYLSLDNKTGVGFQTKQKYLFGWFSMKLKLVGNDSAGVVTAYYMCSDLDAAPERDELDFEFLGNRTGEPYIIQTNVYRSGVGGREMRHSLWFDPTAEFHSYSILWNPKQIVFFVDKVPIREYRNSDKPNKFFPIMKPMYVFSSIWNADDWATRGGLEKTDWTKGPFVSSYSDFTADACAWASGPAPPACAAATGNSWWDQPPAWALDDGQRRDSGWVSRNLVIYDYCDDRKRFPTVPEECALRTKTS; this is encoded by the exons ATGGGGCGTCCCTGCGTCGGCGCTCTCCTGGCGTGCGCCGCCATTGCAGCttcttgctgctgctgcttccAGCTCCAGTTCCAGGGTGCTGATGCGGCGGCGACCCCGTCGTTCGGGGACAACTTCGACATCACCGGCGCCGAGGACCACGTCAAGACCTCCCCCGACGGCCAGACGTGGTACCTCTCCCTCGACAACAAGACGG gcgtTGGGTTCCAGACGAAGCAGAAGTACCTGTTCGGGTGGTTCAGCATGAAGCTCAAGCTCGTCGGGAACGACTCCGCCGGCGTCGTCACCGCCTACtac ATGTGCTCGGACCTTGACGCAGCGCCGGAGCGCGACGAGCTGGACTTCGAGTTCCTGGGCAACCGCACCGGCGAGCCGTACATCATCCAGACGAACGTGTACCGCAGCGGCGTGGGCGGGCGGGAGATGCGGCACTCGCTGTGGTTCGACCCCACCGCCGAGTTCCACAGCTACTCCATCCTCTGGAACCCCAAGCAGATCGT GTTTTTCGTGGACAAGGTGCCCATCAGGGAGTACCGCAACTCGGACAAGCCCAACAAATTCTTCCCGATCATGAAGCCCATGTACGTCTTCTCCAGCATCTGGAACGCCGACGACTGGGCCACGCGCGGGGGCCTGGAGAAGACGGACTGGACCAAGGGGCCCTTCGTCTCCTCCTACAGCGACTTCACCGCCGACGCCTGCGCCTGGGCGTCCGGCCCGGCCCCGCCGGCGTGCGCGGCCGCCACGGGGAACAGCTGGTGGGACCAGCCGCCGGCGTGGGCGCTCGACGACGGCCAGCGCCGGGACTCGGGCTGGGTGTCCAGGAACCTCGTGATATACGACTACTGCGACGACCGCAAGAGGTTCCCGACCGTGCCGGAGGAGTGCGCGCTCAGGACCAAGACTAGCTAG